The proteins below come from a single Drosophila busckii strain San Diego stock center, stock number 13000-0081.31 chromosome X, ASM1175060v1, whole genome shotgun sequence genomic window:
- the LOC108606749 gene encoding cytosolic purine 5'-nucleotidase isoform X1, whose translation MPLSQPKQQQQSHHLSSHTTQPHSKNNKNNSIICERERTQTIGEADMDQSVLNGINPCIDGSSSSYHGHKRELGHRVFVNRSLHLENIKYYGFDMDYTLAEYKSPQYEQLGFNLVKERLVSMGYPKEILQFEYDPTFPVRGLWFDTLYGNLLKVDAYGNILVCVHGFEFIKHHQVYELYPNKFLKLDESRVYVLNTLFNLPETYLLACLVDFFTNSKDFVRVERGIKAGDFLFTYKSIFQDVRRAVDWVHSDGDLKRRTTQNMAYYVKKDKRLPTVLSRIRESGAKLFMLTNSDYTYTNEIMTYLFDFPHGANTDEPHRDWKSYFDVIVVDARKPLFFDEGTVLRQVDTKTGGLKIGTHIGPLQPGQVYSGGSCELFTKFINAKGKDVLYVGDHIFGDILKSKKIRGWRTFLIVPELVRELHVWTDECQLFAELQNLDIKLGDLYRDLDSSAKVKPDISQLRTCIRDVTHKMDMSYGMMGSLFRSGSRQTFFSSQVVRYADVYAATLLNLIYYPFSYMFRAPAMLLPHESTVAHDQAHQPSPQTATSSSSSAVLEDVGSNSSSNSSSAPKLNSAAIQQDNNAVTPRDGKDLHRASSIVHTRPSTPTVVTHTHDEDYSEEEETASGNESPAKPQQREASSD comes from the exons ATGCCGCTATCCCaaccaaaacaacagcagcagtcgcatcATCTGTCGTCGCATACAACGCAGCCGCAttccaaaaacaacaaaaacaattccaTAATATGTGAACGTGAACGCACCCAAACTATTGGTGAAGCTGACATGGATCAGTCCGTGCTTAATGGCATCAATCCATGCAttgatggcagcagcagcagctatcaTGGTCACAAACGTGAGTTGGGACACAG AGTCTTTGTTAATAGATCGCTGCATTTGGAGAATATAAAGTACTATGGGTTCGATATGGATTATACCTTGGCTG AATACAAGTCGCCACAGTATGAGCAGCTGGGTTTTAATTTGGTCAAAGAGCGTCTTGTCTCCATGGGCTATCCCAAggaaattttacaatttgaataTGATCCAACATTCCCAGTGCGTGGTCTTTGGTTCGATACGCTCTATGGTAATTTACTAAAAGTAGATGCTTATGGTAATATATTGGTCTGTGTGCAtggctttgaatttattaaaca CCACCAGGTTTACGAGCTCTATCCAAATAAGTTTCTCAAACTTGATGAGTCACGTGTATACGTACTAAATACACTGTTCAATTTGCCAGAAACCTATTTGCTGGCCTGTCTTGTGGACTTTTTCACCAACAGCAAAGACTTTGTCCG CGTTGAACGTGGCATCAAAGCTGGCGATTTTCTATTTACGTATAAGTCGATTTTCCAGGACGTGCGTCGTGCCGTCGATTGGGTGCATTCCGATGGTGATCTAAAGCGTCGAACCACACAG AACATGGCATACTATGTAAAGAAGGACAAACGTTTGCCCACTGTGCTATCACGCATACGTGAGTCGGGCGCCAAGCTGTTTATGCTGACCAACAGCGACTACACCTATACAAACGAGATCATGACGTATTTGTTTGACTTTCCGCATGGCGCCAATACTGATGAGCCGCATCGCGATTGGAAAAGTTATTTCGATGTGATCGTAGTAGACGCACGAAAGCCGTTGTTCTTTGATGAGGGCACAGTGTTGCGACAGGTGGACACCAAGACGGGTGGCTTGAAGATTGGCACACACATTGGACCTCTGCAGCCGGGCCAGGTGTATTCGGGTGGTTCGTGTGAGCTCTTTACCAAGTTTATCAATGCCAAGGGCAAGGATGTGCTCTACGTTGGTGATCACATCTTTGGCGATATACTCAAATCAAAGAAAATACGTGGTTGGCGCACATTTCTTATTGTGCCCGAGCTAGTGCGTGAACTGCATGTCTGGACAGATGAGTGCCAGCTATTTGCAGAGCTACAAAATTTGGACATTAAACTAGGCGATTTGTATCGTGATTTGGACTCTAGTGCCAAAGTTAAGCCAGATATATCGCAACTACGCACTTGCATACGCGATGTTACCCACAAAATGGACATGTCCTATGGCATGATGGGCTCATTATTTCGTTCGGGATCACGTCAGACTTTCTTCTCCAGTCAGGTGGTGCGATATGCTGATGTTTATGCTGCCACGCTACTCAACCTCATTTATTATCCATTCTCGTATATGTTCCGTGCACCGGCCATGTTGCTGCCGCATGAATCCACGGTGGCTCACGATCAAGCACATCAGCCATCACCACAAACAGCCACATCGTCATCCTCGTCTGCAGTCCTGGAGGATGTCGGCAGCAatagcagtagcaacagcagcagcgcacccAAACTCAATTCGGCTGCTATTCAACAAGATAATAATGCGGTTACTCCTAGGGATGGCAAAGATTTGCATCGCGCT AGTTCCATTGTGCACACGCGCCCCTCGACTCCAACTGTAGTTACTCATACCCACGATGAGGACTATTCCGAGGAGGAAGAAACAGCCAGCGGCAACGAGTCGCCCGCAAAACCACAACAGCGTGAAGCATCCTCCGACTAA
- the LOC108606749 gene encoding cytosolic purine 5'-nucleotidase isoform X2: MTTNTTTAATTMSQESNVSMIDAQAQFAREYYDMPFQCDMSDSAPNTPGPLSSAPKKYYRHAAHRVFVNRSLHLENIKYYGFDMDYTLAEYKSPQYEQLGFNLVKERLVSMGYPKEILQFEYDPTFPVRGLWFDTLYGNLLKVDAYGNILVCVHGFEFIKHHQVYELYPNKFLKLDESRVYVLNTLFNLPETYLLACLVDFFTNSKDFVRVERGIKAGDFLFTYKSIFQDVRRAVDWVHSDGDLKRRTTQNMAYYVKKDKRLPTVLSRIRESGAKLFMLTNSDYTYTNEIMTYLFDFPHGANTDEPHRDWKSYFDVIVVDARKPLFFDEGTVLRQVDTKTGGLKIGTHIGPLQPGQVYSGGSCELFTKFINAKGKDVLYVGDHIFGDILKSKKIRGWRTFLIVPELVRELHVWTDECQLFAELQNLDIKLGDLYRDLDSSAKVKPDISQLRTCIRDVTHKMDMSYGMMGSLFRSGSRQTFFSSQVVRYADVYAATLLNLIYYPFSYMFRAPAMLLPHESTVAHDQAHQPSPQTATSSSSSAVLEDVGSNSSSNSSSAPKLNSAAIQQDNNAVTPRDGKDLHRASSIVHTRPSTPTVVTHTHDEDYSEEEETASGNESPAKPQQREASSD; the protein is encoded by the exons ATGACAACgaacacaacaacagcggcaacaacaatgtcacAAGAGTCGAATGTCAGCATGATAGATGCTCAAGCTCAGTTTGCCAGAGAGTACTACGACATGCCGTTTCAA TGCGATATGAGCGACTCGGCACCAAATACTCCTGGACCATTGTCGTCAGCGCCTAAAAAGTATTACCGTCATGCGGCTCATAG AGTCTTTGTTAATAGATCGCTGCATTTGGAGAATATAAAGTACTATGGGTTCGATATGGATTATACCTTGGCTG AATACAAGTCGCCACAGTATGAGCAGCTGGGTTTTAATTTGGTCAAAGAGCGTCTTGTCTCCATGGGCTATCCCAAggaaattttacaatttgaataTGATCCAACATTCCCAGTGCGTGGTCTTTGGTTCGATACGCTCTATGGTAATTTACTAAAAGTAGATGCTTATGGTAATATATTGGTCTGTGTGCAtggctttgaatttattaaaca CCACCAGGTTTACGAGCTCTATCCAAATAAGTTTCTCAAACTTGATGAGTCACGTGTATACGTACTAAATACACTGTTCAATTTGCCAGAAACCTATTTGCTGGCCTGTCTTGTGGACTTTTTCACCAACAGCAAAGACTTTGTCCG CGTTGAACGTGGCATCAAAGCTGGCGATTTTCTATTTACGTATAAGTCGATTTTCCAGGACGTGCGTCGTGCCGTCGATTGGGTGCATTCCGATGGTGATCTAAAGCGTCGAACCACACAG AACATGGCATACTATGTAAAGAAGGACAAACGTTTGCCCACTGTGCTATCACGCATACGTGAGTCGGGCGCCAAGCTGTTTATGCTGACCAACAGCGACTACACCTATACAAACGAGATCATGACGTATTTGTTTGACTTTCCGCATGGCGCCAATACTGATGAGCCGCATCGCGATTGGAAAAGTTATTTCGATGTGATCGTAGTAGACGCACGAAAGCCGTTGTTCTTTGATGAGGGCACAGTGTTGCGACAGGTGGACACCAAGACGGGTGGCTTGAAGATTGGCACACACATTGGACCTCTGCAGCCGGGCCAGGTGTATTCGGGTGGTTCGTGTGAGCTCTTTACCAAGTTTATCAATGCCAAGGGCAAGGATGTGCTCTACGTTGGTGATCACATCTTTGGCGATATACTCAAATCAAAGAAAATACGTGGTTGGCGCACATTTCTTATTGTGCCCGAGCTAGTGCGTGAACTGCATGTCTGGACAGATGAGTGCCAGCTATTTGCAGAGCTACAAAATTTGGACATTAAACTAGGCGATTTGTATCGTGATTTGGACTCTAGTGCCAAAGTTAAGCCAGATATATCGCAACTACGCACTTGCATACGCGATGTTACCCACAAAATGGACATGTCCTATGGCATGATGGGCTCATTATTTCGTTCGGGATCACGTCAGACTTTCTTCTCCAGTCAGGTGGTGCGATATGCTGATGTTTATGCTGCCACGCTACTCAACCTCATTTATTATCCATTCTCGTATATGTTCCGTGCACCGGCCATGTTGCTGCCGCATGAATCCACGGTGGCTCACGATCAAGCACATCAGCCATCACCACAAACAGCCACATCGTCATCCTCGTCTGCAGTCCTGGAGGATGTCGGCAGCAatagcagtagcaacagcagcagcgcacccAAACTCAATTCGGCTGCTATTCAACAAGATAATAATGCGGTTACTCCTAGGGATGGCAAAGATTTGCATCGCGCT AGTTCCATTGTGCACACGCGCCCCTCGACTCCAACTGTAGTTACTCATACCCACGATGAGGACTATTCCGAGGAGGAAGAAACAGCCAGCGGCAACGAGTCGCCCGCAAAACCACAACAGCGTGAAGCATCCTCCGACTAA